Proteins encoded within one genomic window of Glycine soja cultivar W05 chromosome 1, ASM419377v2, whole genome shotgun sequence:
- the LOC114412118 gene encoding putative pentatricopeptide repeat-containing protein At1g12700, mitochondrial, whose translation MYSAMMMMMMRRSSCVHGFPLLRYFASSSNSKPFLLHPSHSSSTFSFVSDSDTSRAQFLDSMRNAKSVDVALDFYHKMVTMKPFPCVKDFNLLFSIVAKMKHYTTAISLIKHMSYIGVKPTVHTLNIVINCLCRLSHAVFGFSVLGLMFKIGVEPSIVTFNTIVNGLCVEGNVAQAIRFVDHLKDMGYESDSYTCGAITNGLCKVGHSSAALSYLKKMEEKNCNLDVTAYSGVVDGLCKDGMVFEALNLFSQMTGKGIQPDLFTYNCLIHGLCNFDRWKEAAPLLANMMRKGIMPDVQTFNVIAGRFFKTGMISRAKSIFSFMVHMGIEHDVVTYTSIIGAHCMLNQMKDAMEVFDLMISKGCLPNIVTYTSLIHGWCETKNMNKAMYFLGEMVNNGLDPNVVTWSTLIGGVCKAGKPVAAKELFLVMHKHGQLPNLQTCAIILDGLFKCNFHSEAMSLFRELEKMNWDLNIIIYNIILDGMCSSGKLNDALELFSYLSSKGVKIDVVTYNIMIKGLCKEGLLDDAEDLLMKMEENGCPPNECTYNVFVQGLLRRYQISKSTKYLMFMKDKGFQADATTTKFLINYFSANKENRALEVFLQKFV comes from the coding sequence ATGTATTCagcaatgatgatgatgatgatgcgaAGAAGCTCTTGTGTTCATGGATTCCCTCTTCTTCGATACTTTGCTTCGTCTTCTAATTCCAAACCCTTTCTTCTTCACCCATCGCATTCTTCTTCAACTTTCTCCTTCGTTAGTGACAGTGATACAAGCAGAGCTCAATTCCTTGATTCCATGAGAAATGCGAAATCTGTAGACGTTGCTTTGGATTTCTACCACAAAATGGTCACAATGAAGCCTTTCCCATGTGTCAAGGACTTCAACTTGTTGTTTAGCATCGTTGCGAAGATGAAACACTACACAACTGCAATTTCGCTAATCAAACACATGTCTTATATTGGTGTCAAACCGACTGTCCACACTCTCAATATCGTCATTAATTGTCTCTGCCGTTTGAGCCACGCCGTGTTTGGCTTCTCTGTTTTGGGGCTTATGTTCAAAATTGGTGTGGAACCTAGCATCGTGACTTTTAACACCATTGTTAATGGGCTTTGCGTAGAAGGAAATGTTGCTCAAGCAATTAGGTTTGTTGACCATTTGAAAGATATGGGCTATGAATCTGACAGCTATACCTGTGGAGCAATAACTAATGGATTGTGTAAAGTTGGTCATTCATCCGCTGCACTCTCGTATCTCAAGaagatggaagaaaaaaattgcaatttggATGTTACAGCTTACAGCGGAGTTGTGGATGGTCTTTGCAAGGATGGGATGGTATTTGAGGCCTTGAATTTGTTCTCACAAATGACAGGCAAAGGTATTCAACCTGATCTTTTCACCTATAATTGCTTAATTCATGGCCTTTGTAACTTTGATAGATGGAAAGAGGCTGCACCTCTATTGGCTAACATGATGAGAAAGGGAATCATGCCAGATGTGCAAACTTTTAATGTTATTGCTGGCAGATTTTTCAAAACAGGGATGATTTCTAGGGCTAAAAGCATATTCAGTTTCATGGTGCATATGGGGATTGAACATGATGTTGTCACCTATACATCAATAATTGGTGCTCATTGTATGCTAAATCAAATGAAGGATGCCATGGAAGTATTTGATTTGATGATTAGCAAGGGCTGCTTACCGAACATTGTAACTTATACTTCATTAATCCATGGATGGTGTGAAACTAAAAACATGAATAAGGCCATGTATTTCTTGGGTGAAATGGTAAATAATGGACTAGATCCAAATGTTGTCACATGGAGCACTCTTATTGGGGGGGTTTGCAAAGCAGGGAAACCAGTAGCTGCAAAAGAATTGTTTTTAGTAATGCACAAGCACGGGCAACTTCCCAATCTCCAAACTTGTGCTATTATATTGGATGGCCTATTTAAGTGTAATTTTCATTCTGAGGCAATGTCATTGTTTAGGGAGTTGGAGAAGATGAATTGGGatcttaatattataatttacaatattattttggATGGAATGTGTAGTTCTGGAAAACTGAATGATGCACTGGAACTCTTTTCTTATCTGTCAAGTAAAGGCgtcaaaattgatgttgttactTATAACATAATGATTAAAGGTCTATGTAAAGAAGGACTGTTGGATGATGCCGAAGACTTATTGATGAAAATGGAAGAGAATGGTTGTCCCCCAAATGAGTGCACTTATAATGTCTTTGTCCAAGGATTGCTGCGAAGATATCAAATTTCAAAGTCAACAAAATACCTTATgtttatgaaagataaaggattTCAGGCAGATGCTACCACCACCAAATTTCTTATCAACTACTTCTCTGCTAACAAAGAAAACAGGGCATTGGAAGTGTTTTTGCAGAAATTTGTTTGA